Proteins from a genomic interval of Drosophila melanogaster chromosome 2R:
- the CG13743 gene encoding uncharacterized protein, isoform A: MNMNMNDSRRNTATEFSYILQRQGSDVSVAEAYAFDDFNNIMKNNHQTHQQQGQPQQPHQQQQQPPQQQQQQQHRQHSQQQQQAQQDAGLGDTLSSLPQASFNYINSIVGSGVIGIPYALHRAGFGLGLALLILVAYITDYSLILMVRCGHICGRFSYPGIMEAAYGKYGYYLLSLLQFMYPFLAMISYNVVVGDTLSKVLVRFFPSWGGSMGAVRLGVVFFVNVGVVMPLCLYKNVSRLARASFISLACVVFILFAVIIKLMSGDYKVTDTAESWRFANSDLIPATGIMVFAFMCHHNTFLVYQSMRDATMERWEKVTHISIGFAWTVAALFGIAGYSTFRALSQGDLLENYCWDDDLMNFSRVLFSISILLTFPIECFVSREIVRALVHRFVLKEPISEFTQDKDPSLEKGAIIDEYSKAITMAIVFSAFVISPMTDCLGSVLELNGLLAAIPLAYILPGLAYIQMEPHALLSREKLPALGLVVFGALVTILGAAVLLPGLMGGDCRSDIVMGYCRQEFQNTTSSN; encoded by the exons AACAACCATCAGACACATCAGCAACAGGGCCAGCCGCAACAgccacatcagcagcagcagcagccgccgcagcagcagcagcagcaacagcatcgccAGCattcgcagcagcagcagcaagcacAGCAGGATGCCGGACTGGGGGACACGCTGTCCTCGCTGCCACAGGCCTCGTTCAACTACATCAACTCCATCGTGGGCAGCGGCGTCATCGGCATACCCTACGCCCTTCACAGGGCCGGATTCGGACTGGGCCTGGCCCTGCTCATCCTGGTGGCCTACATCACCGACTACTCACTCATCCTGATG GTCAGATGCGGCCACATCTGCGGTCGGTTCAGCTATCCGGGCATCATGGAGGCGGCCTACGGCAAGTACGGCTATTACCTGCTCTCCCTGCTGCAGTTCATGTATCCATTCCTGG CCATGATTTCCTACAACGTGGTGGTGGGCGATACGCTGTCGAAGGTTCTGGTCCGCTTCTTCCCCTCCTGGGGCGGTTCCATGGGCGCCGTCCGACTGGGCGTGGTCTTCTTCGTCAACGTGGGCGTGGTGATGCCCCTCTGTCTCTACAAGAACGTCTCCAGACTGGCCAGAGCCAGCTTCATTAGCCTGGCGTGCGTGGTCTTCATCCTGTTTGCCGTCATCATCAAGCTCATGTCGGGCGATTATAAGGT GACGGACACGGCGGAATCGTGGCGGTTCGCCAACTCGGATCTAATCCCGGCCACGGGCATCATGGTCTTCG CTTTCATGTGTCATCACAACACCTTCCTCGTTTATCAATCGATGCGCGACGCGACCATGGAGCGCTGGGAGAAGGTCACCCACATTTCGATTGGATTTGCCTGGACGGTGGCGGCCCTCTTCGGCATCGCCGGCTACTCCACCTTCCGCGCTCTTTCCCAAG GCGACCTGCTGGAGAACTACTGCTGGGATGACGACCTGATGAACTTCTCGCGTGTGCTCTTCTCCATATCGATACTCCTGACCTTCCCCATCGAGTGCTTCGTGTCCCGCGAG ATTGTGCGCGCCCTCGTCCATCGGTTCGTGCTGAAGGAGCCCATCAGCGAGTTCACCCAGGACAAGGACCCCAGCCTGGAGAAGGGGGCCATTATCGATGAGTACTCGAAAGCCATTACCATGGCCATCGTGTTCAGCGCCTTCGTCATCTCGCCCATGACCGACTGCCTGGGTTCGGTGCTGGAGCTGAAT GGTCTCCTGGCGGCCATTCCCCTGGCCTACATCCTGCCCGGCCTGGCCTACATTCAGATGGAGCCGCACGCCCTGCTCAGCCGGGAGAAGCTGCCCGCTCTGGGCCTGGTGGTCTTCGGAGCCCTGGTGACCATCTTGGGGGCGGCGGTGCTCCTGCCGGGTCTAATGGGCGGCGACTGCCGATCGGACATTGTGATGGGTTACTGCCGGCAGGAGTTTCAGAACACCACCTCCTCGAACTAA
- the CG13743 gene encoding uncharacterized protein, isoform B yields MNMNMNDSRRNTATEFSYILQRQNNHQTHQQQGQPQQPHQQQQQPPQQQQQQQHRQHSQQQQQAQQDAGLGDTLSSLPQASFNYINSIVGSGVIGIPYALHRAGFGLGLALLILVAYITDYSLILMVRCGHICGRFSYPGIMEAAYGKYGYYLLSLLQFMYPFLAMISYNVVVGDTLSKVLVRFFPSWGGSMGAVRLGVVFFVNVGVVMPLCLYKNVSRLARASFISLACVVFILFAVIIKLMSGDYKVTDTAESWRFANSDLIPATGIMVFAFMCHHNTFLVYQSMRDATMERWEKVTHISIGFAWTVAALFGIAGYSTFRALSQGDLLENYCWDDDLMNFSRVLFSISILLTFPIECFVSREIVRALVHRFVLKEPISEFTQDKDPSLEKGAIIDEYSKAITMAIVFSAFVISPMTDCLGSVLELNGLLAAIPLAYILPGLAYIQMEPHALLSREKLPALGLVVFGALVTILGAAVLLPGLMGGDCRSDIVMGYCRQEFQNTTSSN; encoded by the exons AACAACCATCAGACACATCAGCAACAGGGCCAGCCGCAACAgccacatcagcagcagcagcagccgccgcagcagcagcagcagcaacagcatcgccAGCattcgcagcagcagcagcaagcacAGCAGGATGCCGGACTGGGGGACACGCTGTCCTCGCTGCCACAGGCCTCGTTCAACTACATCAACTCCATCGTGGGCAGCGGCGTCATCGGCATACCCTACGCCCTTCACAGGGCCGGATTCGGACTGGGCCTGGCCCTGCTCATCCTGGTGGCCTACATCACCGACTACTCACTCATCCTGATG GTCAGATGCGGCCACATCTGCGGTCGGTTCAGCTATCCGGGCATCATGGAGGCGGCCTACGGCAAGTACGGCTATTACCTGCTCTCCCTGCTGCAGTTCATGTATCCATTCCTGG CCATGATTTCCTACAACGTGGTGGTGGGCGATACGCTGTCGAAGGTTCTGGTCCGCTTCTTCCCCTCCTGGGGCGGTTCCATGGGCGCCGTCCGACTGGGCGTGGTCTTCTTCGTCAACGTGGGCGTGGTGATGCCCCTCTGTCTCTACAAGAACGTCTCCAGACTGGCCAGAGCCAGCTTCATTAGCCTGGCGTGCGTGGTCTTCATCCTGTTTGCCGTCATCATCAAGCTCATGTCGGGCGATTATAAGGT GACGGACACGGCGGAATCGTGGCGGTTCGCCAACTCGGATCTAATCCCGGCCACGGGCATCATGGTCTTCG CTTTCATGTGTCATCACAACACCTTCCTCGTTTATCAATCGATGCGCGACGCGACCATGGAGCGCTGGGAGAAGGTCACCCACATTTCGATTGGATTTGCCTGGACGGTGGCGGCCCTCTTCGGCATCGCCGGCTACTCCACCTTCCGCGCTCTTTCCCAAG GCGACCTGCTGGAGAACTACTGCTGGGATGACGACCTGATGAACTTCTCGCGTGTGCTCTTCTCCATATCGATACTCCTGACCTTCCCCATCGAGTGCTTCGTGTCCCGCGAG ATTGTGCGCGCCCTCGTCCATCGGTTCGTGCTGAAGGAGCCCATCAGCGAGTTCACCCAGGACAAGGACCCCAGCCTGGAGAAGGGGGCCATTATCGATGAGTACTCGAAAGCCATTACCATGGCCATCGTGTTCAGCGCCTTCGTCATCTCGCCCATGACCGACTGCCTGGGTTCGGTGCTGGAGCTGAAT GGTCTCCTGGCGGCCATTCCCCTGGCCTACATCCTGCCCGGCCTGGCCTACATTCAGATGGAGCCGCACGCCCTGCTCAGCCGGGAGAAGCTGCCCGCTCTGGGCCTGGTGGTCTTCGGAGCCCTGGTGACCATCTTGGGGGCGGCGGTGCTCCTGCCGGGTCTAATGGGCGGCGACTGCCGATCGGACATTGTGATGGGTTACTGCCGGCAGGAGTTTCAGAACACCACCTCCTCGAACTAA
- the CG13743 gene encoding uncharacterized protein, isoform C has protein sequence MNMNMNDSRRNTATEFSYILQRQNNHQTHQQQGQPQQPHQQQQQPPQQQQQQQHRQHSQQQQQAQQDAGLGDTLSSLPQASFNYINSIVGSGVIGIPYALHRAGFGLGLALLILVAYITDYSLILMVRCGHICGRFSYPGIMEAAYGKYGYYLLSLLQFMYPFLAMISYNVVVGDTLSKVLVRFFPSWGGSMGAVRLGVVFFVNVGVVMPLCLYKNVSRLARASFISLACVVFILFAVIIKLMSGDYKVRPAGELLLG, from the exons AACAACCATCAGACACATCAGCAACAGGGCCAGCCGCAACAgccacatcagcagcagcagcagccgccgcagcagcagcagcagcaacagcatcgccAGCattcgcagcagcagcagcaagcacAGCAGGATGCCGGACTGGGGGACACGCTGTCCTCGCTGCCACAGGCCTCGTTCAACTACATCAACTCCATCGTGGGCAGCGGCGTCATCGGCATACCCTACGCCCTTCACAGGGCCGGATTCGGACTGGGCCTGGCCCTGCTCATCCTGGTGGCCTACATCACCGACTACTCACTCATCCTGATG GTCAGATGCGGCCACATCTGCGGTCGGTTCAGCTATCCGGGCATCATGGAGGCGGCCTACGGCAAGTACGGCTATTACCTGCTCTCCCTGCTGCAGTTCATGTATCCATTCCTGG CCATGATTTCCTACAACGTGGTGGTGGGCGATACGCTGTCGAAGGTTCTGGTCCGCTTCTTCCCCTCCTGGGGCGGTTCCATGGGCGCCGTCCGACTGGGCGTGGTCTTCTTCGTCAACGTGGGCGTGGTGATGCCCCTCTGTCTCTACAAGAACGTCTCCAGACTGGCCAGAGCCAGCTTCATTAGCCTGGCGTGCGTGGTCTTCATCCTGTTTGCCGTCATCATCAAGCTCATGTCGGGCGATTATAAGGT GCGACCTGCTGGAGAACTACTGCTGGGATGA